AAAGAGAATAGCTGCTAGAATCAAGCATGGGCAGTCACCTACAACtctatctctgtctctctccccAAAACAAGTACCTAGTGCTATATATTCCACGCTCATTTAGTCACGAAAAATACcccatacttaaaaaaaaaaaaaaaaaaaaaaaaaaaagaacattgttttttataagataaatttattaatGCCTAATGGAAATGAAAAAGCTATAATCGAAGTTTAGGGGGTATACACCAAAACTGCCTattgagagaagaagaaaagtgcAAGAACATCCTAAAAACAAAGCTACAGAGACCAATTCGCTGCCATCCAAAGGCAACATGCATTTGGAAAAGAAAACCTCATGGTCTTCACCATTCCTTGTTATGTCTTTGGAACTCAAGTCTTTTTTGGTGGCCATCTTTCAAGGCTTCTCAGCAGGTACCCATAATGAGGTACCTCTTATTTCACACTTAATATTTGCAGGTCACACACCAATTTTCTGTTAATAAAACCTTGAAAAGATTATTCTTTTCACCGTTTGTTCCTATGCTTTGAAGTGGTTTCATGATAACCTAGTTTAAGAGCCTCATTTGGGACAACCCAAAAGATCGAGCAAAGTAAAGTGAAAATAATAGCATGATTGAAACTAAGAAATGCTGACATGattcaactcatttcaagaaagatttttggataagtaaacaaagaaaaagaaaaagaaggaaaattgaAATGCATGTGTGGAAAAGTTACTAAGTAGACACCTCAAATTGATAAAAAGAGAAGGTAGGCGTCAATCAGCGAAACTTCCAACCTTGCTTTTGGCCTCCCATGAATCAGATAAGCACCCGATGCTTTAGCTTATCTGGGATTATGAAGGCACCAAGAGAGAGTTTAAACATTAAACTATTGCTTCTTTTAAGCAATTTCATTGGAAGTCGGAGTTAAAAAGAGAACACTATTGGTCCTACAAGAATTACCACCTAATTAAAGACTATCAGCAGAAAATCACCCCACTTGTTCAACCTCcattcaatataaaaaaaaataaaacattgacaACTGTAACAGAGTCACCACAACACAACTATGATCTGAACTTAATCATCTCATGCCTTTCTTTGTTTATGGTACAATACTCTAGCATCCTAGGCGTAGAGGAACCACTCCAATCCATCCCAAACATGGTGTTAAACTAAATGCTAACATCACATAACTATTGACAAACTTGCCATTTCATTTatcattaaattaattttaaagtcTTCATGAATTACTCATGCAGCATAATAATCTTTCCTGGAAAAGATGGGCAAAATTAAGCATTCCAGCAATTTTTGCTCCAATTAACCAAGCATCCTTGTATTTCAGGTAATGCCACCAATGCCTACCAaattaattcattgtaaaaagATACACAAATAACTCAATTGAGGCAGATTCTGCATGTTTCCTAGTCAAGTTGATCCATTTGAGATATGGTAAAAGATATGGTAAAAtctttaactaaaaaaaaaaaaagatatggtAAAAGACATATCAGGCCCAATACAGTATGTCCTTAAAGAAGGTTCGAAAAGTTTCAGAACTAGTTTACACATGATAAAGACAAGGTTTGTAATGGGCGAGAAAGTTGTACCATTATGCCACAAGGAAATACTATGAAGtacattatttacaaatttcaaatggatttaaatatttaaacagaGAATGCCTTGTCATAATATATCTGCAGTTTGACAACACACAATCATAAAACTCAAGTTTTCTAAGGATTTGAAAGGACCTTTATATTAAGCTTATCCAAAATATCAAATGACTCTGTTTGCTCATCCGCAAGAGACTCTTCTTTAGGAATTTCTCCTGCTACAGCTTCATTAAATGTCTTCTTCTCAGCTGGTGGAACATCTTCAAGGGTTATCATACCATCGACATCTTTACCAGCGTACGGATTTGCTCCACTTGATGTTTCTTCAGATGAGGATGTTGCTCTGGGCGATAGACTAATAAAAACCAACCCTGAAAATAAGTGAAGGTTGAAAGTGCATCGGAAGATATACTTGGAAAACGAGGAAAATAGCATATACAAGTGTTTCAAACGTTCTTAAAGCATGCCTATGCAAAGTACAGATAAATTCCGTTCAAAAAACAacattttttattggcactagtGTCCGAAACGAAATCCCGACAGGCTACGGTAGTGAGGTGATTCATATGATtggtgaatagtaatgaaagaaaaagtggtaaaaagataaaatattgaatagtagtttCCGTTCTTAGTAAGAAGTTTTCGTAAGTGCAcctaggaatttttttttttttgataagtagtaaGTGCACCTAGGAATTCCAAGAAAAGTTTTCCTAATCCGATGCCCCTAGATATTGTTTACACCCAAGGATTTCGAACTTAGATCTCGAGACAGCATGCAGACCAAGGctccacttgagccaacccggTTATTGGAAAAGCAACATTAATTTACTACTATAGAGCAAAAGGTTGAACAGTCAAGAAAACACCAcaataaaggtttagagagctGAGCATTATACAATAACGTACAACAAAactgcaaaagagaaaaaagaatgaaaaacatATAAACTCAAAGAAGCATATGAATAAATCATCGGAAAACGGAGAGAACAGGAACGTACAGTGaagataataagtaaaatagaTGTACTCAAAATACAAAAGCCCTTCTTAAACAGCGCAATgggaacaaaaaaacaaaaatcaaatgagAAACTAGAGTCTCGTCTTGATTTGGGACGAAATATAAGGGATGGAGAACGTACGGGAGTGAAGGCCCCTGGCAGAGCGAGTGAGTAGGGTTGGTCTCAGAGGGAGAGAGGTTTTGGAGCGGAGAAGGCGGGTAGGGGTTGGAGAAGAGAGCCTGCTGGAATACTTCGGAATAACTGAGATAGCTCGTGTCGTGGTACAGAGCACCATAtctggaggtggaggtggaggctGCGGGTTACTCGGGTCTCTTCTGCTGCGAGACGCTTCTAGGGCTTTGTCAGTGGTCTACCCTTTTTAAGGAGAGCGCCTCTAGCGCTAGGGTTCGTTTAAGCGCTCGGGCCTCATTTCTTCAGTTAtatttagagttttgctacgtacaaacaaagtcgcgtattaatctgcatgttaatattaattctttcatatttaaaatttaaattaatattatttttaataaaatttactttttaactaattataataaattgattCACATATTAATGCACAAGTATGCTTATAACTAgactttttcttatatttaacaCTCTGGGACGTGATAACATATTTGgacttattttttatcattttatttttaaatatcacttaCATATAAAacgtttttaattttaaaatttaaaattttttatttaatcaatattcaaacaaaaaaatcaataccatttttaaaatttcaaaacaaaatataaaaagcaatacaatttttagataattttaaaataaaaattctattaaaagattatattcaaataatttttatattttataagatttttcttttattttatttttaaaatttaataaaatatctttattcaaaactattttattattatttataaaattttagtaTATTTGAAAGTGCCTACCACCCTCAATTTATCTTGAAAATAAAGTTTAAAGAATTCGAGCTATGATGTACCAGAATTTTAATGGATACCTAGGAGTTTTCAAAGGACTTGAATAAGAGGATTTTTCtgagattttttgttttgataatttttgtgACATTTTGTAACATCTTATAGGTATAAATAAAGTCAACAATTTAATCTGTTAAAATTTCTAAGAATGCAGTACACGAGATCAAAATTTACTTTAATAGATAGTTTCAAAGGACCTTACCTTATGGAGGTTAtggcaaaaaaaaatatatggttaaaaaaaatcagattttagGAGTAAAAATATCATTGAACAGTAGAGTTAGAGTAGCCCAATCGAATAATTAATAGATAGTTTCGAAGGACCTTACCTTAGAGAGGTTATcgcaaaaataaatatatggttaaaaaaaaaaaaaaaatcagattttagGAGTAAAAACATCATTGAACAGTAGAGTTAGAGTAGCCCAATCGAATTGGGCTTTTGGTCCTAGACAAAACTTGCACTGATGGAAGAACTGATGGACTGGGAGCGGCCCAAATCAGCCTTCGCCGAAATTTGACTTTGGACCGGAATTTCACTCTTATCCATCTCAGCTTTTATACCCCGTTCTCACTGTACACGCGCTCATATACTATTCGCATCTATACTCGCTGCTTGCCCGCGAGGGAATCTCTACTCCTCACTCTCTTCTTGCAAAATCCCCccgtctctctctgtctctctggtTGCTCCAATGGCTTCCTTACTGAGTAGAGACCAGTACGTGTACATGGCGAAGCTCGCGGAGCAAGCCGAGCGCTACGAAGAAATGGTCCAGTACATGGAGAACCTGGTGACAGGCTCCAACCAGGTCTCCGAGCTCACAGTGGAGGAGCGCAACCTCCTCTCCGTCGCCTACAAGAACGTTATCGGCTCGCTCCGTGCCGCTTGGCGCATCGTGTCCTCGATCGAGCAGAAGGAGGAGGGCCGCAAGAACGAGGATCGCGTCGCGCTTGTCAAGGACTATCGCTCCAAGGTCGAGTCGGAACTCTCAGAGGTCTGCGCCGGGATTCTGAGGCTGATTGACTCGCATCTGGTTCCGTTGGCTTCGACCAGCGAGTCCAAGGTGTTTTACCTGAAGATGAAGGGGGACTACCACCGCTACTTGGCTGAGTTCAAGATCGGAGACGAGAGGAAAGCGGCGGCTGAGGATACTATGCTGGCTTACAAAACAgctcatgtatttatttatttattttattgagatttttttactGTGTCGTATAGATTATAGTACTGCGTAATTAAAAGAGTTCATTATTTGGGAAAGGGAATTTGCGTGCGTTTTTTAGTTTTTCCTGAACAATTTTCGAAATCGGTATGCATTTTTGTAAATGACTAGGAAAATCCAGGTTTGTTCCAGAAATGTCCGGGTAGGTGTGCATTGAGATTTGAGTATGTGCTTTGATGTTTTTTAACGTCTGGGTCTGTGTAGGTGCCCTTTTTCGTTCCAAGTAGCCATATGTGATATGgtttttttggatttgtttctccgattttaaattttatcttgaaCTTCCCGATATTAATTTTCTATATaccaaagaaaaattgaatacgGATGATTGCGAAATTTTCAgctaaataagaaaaaaaagattttgtttGCTGAAGAAGACATAAGATAACTTCTTCTGTTGTTAGAAATCTGAAAGTCACTGTGCGCAAGTGTCCATGACAGTATCAACTGGAAGTGCAAGTTTTAATCCATGttccaataaataataagtaggTTTTCAAACTTAGTATTGTAAGATAGTGAACTGACCTCCTACAATTACTTGATGAATTTACTTTGTCATTCAGTTAATATTCACATAGCTCAAAATCCGTGAATCTCCAACGATAAGCCTGAAGTTTCAGGCTTGCACTCCTACAACGTTGTTGAGTTTTCTTCAATCTCTCTGTAGCTCTCTCCATGTCTCTCTGGTCAGTTGTTCTGTAGGGTGTTTCCTTTGCTAGTTTTTGCACAAAAGGGAATTTTACGTgggttttggggaaaaaaaatctttgtGCTCTGTTTTTCAATTGAAAGAGTTCCATTGAGGGCTGCTTTCATTATgtacttatatagttatttcTTGGTTTGAAGGATCTAGCACTTACCGATCTTGCTCCGACACACCCTATAAGGCTCGGGCTGGCGCTTAACTTCTCAGTTTTTTACTATGAGATTCTGAATTCGTCAGAGAAAGCTTGTAACATGGCAAAGCAGGTTTTTATCCTTTCTTATGCACTGCATGTATGGTGgagaagaacaaaaaattatacacaTTAATTTTGAATTAGTAAAGAAGCAAATTATGTGCTTTACCTGGATTGGAAACACAAATAAGAATTTTGTGGATATGATCATGAATACTTTTGCTCTGATTCATTATCCCGACCATGCCTTTCAGTCTGCATCCTTCTCTATTGGGAGCTATCTTTTGTTTCTGATATAATTTAATGGATTCTTACATGTGGGTAATTGCCTATTGGACCTTCATTTGCACATTTTAGTAATTACCTAATGGTGTTATGTGCATCAATTGCAGGGCTATATGGAGGGAGCTGTCCCTAATTTAATGAAGCATGGTGAAAATAGTTAAAATTGATATGACAGGATAAAGCATTTTTTGGATGAGATTTAGTATTTAGACTGGACTAATTGACTTCGGTTCTGGACCATCTTTTCTATGTAAATTTGGATCCATATCTGGTTGAGTCCTAACATTTGGATCCATATTTGGTTCAGTCCTACTCCTAACAATAGGGATCAGCAGCATATGCATAGTATTTCAATTCCAAAGTGTGATCTGGTAGAATTCAGGAAGATGTGatacctatccaaaaaaaaaactatcaaacagaatttgggaaGATGTGATCATCAAGGCCTCTTAAGGATCTTTCTCTTGTGGCAGTTCTTTTGCTTTGAGTCCAAATAGGATCAGGATTAATTTTAATTGAGCCTATGAGTAACTTCAAGCACATGAGATGGTCCATAAGCAGGATACATTTAACCAAATCAAATAGGAAATTTGGGACATCATCTTGGGATTACTCAATTAAATGGTGTAGGGAAACATTTGTTGAGTTGCAATCCTAATACAAATGCACTTTTATTGGAACAATGCATTGTTACCATTTTGAACATACCCTCCTGCTGTGGGATGCATAGGTGGACTGTTGGGAAGAAATTGGAATGAGGGTTATGTTGGTAGTGAAGGGATGTGCCTTAATATCAACAAAGGTTTGGAGATTTAACATCTTGTGGAAGATCACATGATATCAATGATTCACTGGCTTTATTTTCTGAGGTATTTCCTGTCATAAGAAATTCGTTTAACATACTGTTTTGGTAAAATGTGGATGAAAACTGTTCCGTTCAGGTTGGATAGTGAACAACTTATGAAAGATCACATTATATGCTTTGTAGATCGGCCCCTTTGGTGGTGTAGTTCAACATATAAAAATGAAGGGTTGGTTTCAGGGGAAAATAGAAACTATTCTTGCCTTGAGGTTTCTCTGCATTTATTTGACATGGATGATCAATGATGGTGCTGGAAAAACATATAATGGTAAATGCATTGATTCTCTGTTTTCAAATTTCGGCTGCATTTACCATATATAAGTTTTTGAGCTTGCCTagcttttatctaataaaactCTCCTTAGAAGGATAGCTGAGGTTGATACTGAGTCCCTCAGTTGCTATGGAAACAGCGACCAAGTGAAGCTGCAAACTCTT
This genomic interval from Carya illinoinensis cultivar Pawnee chromosome 2, C.illinoinensisPawnee_v1, whole genome shotgun sequence contains the following:
- the LOC122297490 gene encoding protein CURVATURE THYLAKOID 1D, chloroplastic encodes the protein MVLCTTTRAISVIPKYSSRLSSPTPTRLLRSKTSLPLRPTLLTRSARGLHSRLVFISLSPRATSSSEETSSGANPYAGKDVDGMITLEDVPPAEKKTFNEAVAGEIPKEESLADEQTESFDILDKLNIKFDSDDTNIILLYGGGALVALWFASAIVGAIDSIPLFPKLMEVVGLGYTLWFSYRYLIFKKNREELAAKIEEFNREVLGLNDE
- the LOC122297474 gene encoding 14-3-3-like protein GF14 kappa isoform X2, whose protein sequence is MASLLSRDQYVYMAKLAEQAERYEEMVQYMENLVTGSNQVSELTVEERNLLSVAYKNVIGSLRAAWRIVSSIEQKEEGRKNEDRVALVKDYRSKVESELSEVCAGILRLIDSHLVPLASTSESKVFYLKMKGDYHRYLAEFKIGDERKAAAEDTMLAYKTAHDLALTDLAPTHPIRLGLALNFSVFYYEILNSSEKACNMAKQAFEEAIAELDTLGEESYKDSTLIMQLLRDNLTLWTSDMQMDEA
- the LOC122297474 gene encoding 14-3-3-like protein GF14 kappa isoform X3, translated to MASLLSRDQYVYMAKLAEQAERYEEMVQYMENLVTGSNQVSELTVEERNLLSVAYKNVIGSLRAAWRIVSSIEQKEEGRKNEDRVALVKDYRSKVESELSEVCAGILRLIDSHLVPLASTSESKVFYLKMKGDYHRYLAEFKIGDERKAAAEDTMLAYKTAHDLALTDLAPTHPIRLGLALNFSVFYYEILNSSEKACNMAKQGYMEGAVPNLMKHGENS
- the LOC122297474 gene encoding 14-3-3-like protein GF14 kappa isoform X1, encoding MASLLSRDQYVYMAKLAEQAERYEEMVQYMENLVTGSNQVSELTVEERNLLSVAYKNVIGSLRAAWRIVSSIEQKEEGRKNEDRVALVKDYRSKVESELSEVCAGILRLIDSHLVPLASTSESKVFYLKMKGDYHRYLAEFKIGDERKAAAEDTMLAYKTAHDLALTDLAPTHPIRLGLALNFSVFYYEILNSSEKACNMAKQAFEEAIAELDTLGEESYKDSTLIMQLLRDNLTLWTSDMQEQMDEA